The Ictalurus furcatus strain D&B chromosome 12, Billie_1.0, whole genome shotgun sequence nucleotide sequence AAAGGTAAATATTTCCTAGTCTTCCAGGAACAAGGAAACCCTGATCATAGTGAATAAAGTGCTGCTTTTACATGATGAAGGGAAAAAACTTTAAATGTTTTCCATTACAGACTTGGCTGCACCCGGTCGGTTAAATGACTCAGCACTTCCACACTCACAAATATGGCGAGCAGGATAAGGTTCCAAGGGTAACGCCTCCTgaattttgagagagagagagagagagagagagagagagagagagagagagagaggatatgggggggtggggggggggtgttagatATAAACACATAAcactatataaaatgtaatccTTGTGTCCGTATTTGACCTGGTAGATACAAATGACTTTTGTTTTGTGTCTGAGGACACTGAGCTTCATTTGACTGTTTTAAGGATATAAGGCAatttttttccttaacaaaagaaaaatatgagGTGTTTGCTCACCTGGGTCCCTTACAGCAGACCAACAcaaggtgtgtgatgatgtacaCGGCACTGTAAAGCCACACACATACGCATTTGACTTAATATCCTTCCACTGACATCATTATTCATGCAGCTAAATGAATGTTCTGATACACTTAAATTTATCCCTAACCTTAACTTTAGTAACCTCAGTGTTAATTTTTAAAAGAAGTTCAAATCCACAAGTTCAAAATTGTGAGGTTtatggcacaacagaaaagcggTGACCCTATCATTGCGAGATTGCGAGTTCTCCATGGTCGGAAGCCAAGGGAGAAATACTGGCCGTGACTCTGGGTGAATATGGGGTGAAAAATAATCTCCCccaaactgtcagatattcctttCCTTGTGTCGACATTTGACCCACACCAAGACACAAAAACATATCCACAAACACAGAGCTCATAACAATGCTACAGTGggtcatcatcaacatcaactaatttgaataaatgtaaatcataaTCTTAACACTAGCACACCtaagagaaagaagaaatcaTTCTTACTATGAAGCCCAGTAGAGTGCTGGATTTTTCACCACAAAATTCTGCACAGGTTttctggaataataataaaaaagttatgaaaacaactgagaacatcatcaaataaacttccaaacacacacacacacatatatacacatacatatacacacacacacacacacacacacacacacacacacacacacacacacatatatatatatatatatatagatagatagatagatagatagatagatagtataTACTCACACAAAAGTGAAAACAGCCACGATGCTGACTGTGACGAGGAGCTGAGCTGCAAGGATCAGGTACACCTAACAGGAAAGAGtagaaatttcacaaacaagAAAACTCATCTCTAATAACAACTGGCTGCCATTTTAGTTTATGGTTTAAATCTGATAAATAACAGCTGTTACTTTGTTGTTCACAATCAGAGTTTTAGTATTAACTGTACCATTAGCGTAGCCACGAGGGGGCTTGGGGGGGCCCTCATATACATGTCCATTTACATGTTATATGGTGTAAGATTAATGTAAATAACAGTCATACTAAGATTTCATACAACTCAAATGATGAGTAGAAAGTATTAGTTCCTACTTTGCGAATGAAAGCATGTCGCACGTTCACACTCTCCCATCCTGACGTCGTGGTGAAGCCATCATCACCTGTAAGATCACCAGACTATCAGTGCCATCAGGTCAAGCTAGCTTATAatgtgaatataatgaatatCAAGCTATTATTGAACAGTTACTACGCTTTAGGTTTCTTACTTGCACTGATGCACCAGAAATCTGTTAATAGTATTACAATTACAGTGTTATCATATGTAATCTCATATGAAATCAGTGTCTTGCTATATTTGTTGTTTCATGCATGTGTTATCTGGATTGTATTAAAGACGTTGCAATATTCACTTACGTGTTTTTTCAAATAAGTCTCCAGTTAGATACATTGAAATCTGTCAACGttattatgcaaatgagctcATTACACTAGCCTGGCCACGATTTTCTGCGTCGTCACACATGTTTCAGttgttttgtgaaaaaaaaggtGATCCCGTGTGTTATGACAGATTCTATAGGGACATGTTTTAGTTCTTAAATGTAGCTTGGAGTTTTTCATATGGACATAACAAGAAGATGAAGATTTGCACCCCAAAAAAGGTTTACACCCATGTCTCAGCCTTGTTTCAGTGATTAATCTCACCGGGATAGTGTAGATTTGGAcctaagagctgctgctgtgtCATTGCAAGGAGTTTTACCTCACGACTGTCACATTTGACTTGCTTATTAAGGACCTAAATAactctacatccagatttctgtaaaaaaaaaaaaaatgctttgtgacaatgacTATAGTTAAAAAGTTAAAATTCCAGAACTATGTTTCTTTGGAAAAAGCAAGCAAAAAATTATCCAGAACCTTGACCTAAACTTGACAATATCTGCTTTCaatgtttgctttgtttcttGGATCCATATCCGTACAAAACTGGCTCCCACCTGAGTCAGAGATGGGTATCGTTGGTGGGATTATCGGCGGCATTGGTGGTGGGTATCCTTGACCGGGATGTCCTGGATGTGGTGGATACCCTTGACCGGGTAGTCCTGGCTGCGAGGGGTACATTCCAGGCTGCCCAGGGTAAGGAGCAAATGGCTGGGAGTAGGGAGCTCCAGGGTAGGGTCCAGGCTGTGGTTGACCGCCATACGGAGAGTAATCGTAGGCTGGAGGGGGTGCGGAAGGCTGTACACCCCCAGCTTGAGGATCTGAAATCAGCCGCGACTCATCATAGCCCGGCGGGAAGTCTGATCTGGACATGCCAACTCAGAGATTCCTTTGTCAAACacatcaagagagagaaaatgtgaacTGAAAAAGCTAAAGTCAGAACTGCATTGATTTCAATAGTAAAGTATTagattcttctttttatttttccccacacaaAATTATGTTAACTACTGTGCGTCTTTGATTATAGACATAGAAAGGGCAGAAGAACTGTGAGGAACTCAGGAACTCTATACACCAAACCACTGTCATTGATATGGTACCTGgcaataaaaaaacccaaaacattcatttaacaaAAGCTCATGGCAGAAGCAACCAGGTTTTGGAATACCAGAATCCATGACCCTCATAAAAATATTAGGCCATGCCCATTAGTACAGTTCTCAAATCTGTACATCTGATCATCAATTTCAACTGCAGAATATTTCATATTACCAGCCCGTTATTTATCCAAATTTGTTTACTGtaagattttaattttatttagccTTTACACTTCCCTGCTTTTTTGTACTGTAGATTTTACATTTCCTACATCAGAGTGATGTTGAATTTAAGTCAATTTAGCTTCAACAGACAGCGAGACCATGGAGAAGACCTGTAATTTCTGGTTTATAGATGtataataaagcaataaaccATTCAAAGTTTTACGTTACAGTGATTTCACATGCTCAagtgtttttattgcatttataaaACTATGACAAAAACATTAGGATAATATTtagtgttaataaataaattgtatttataattgtatttattattaataatatttgtaaaaaaaaaaagtttctgctGCACATGTAGTATAAACACAGTAGGCCATGACCTTTATCAgttatgttgcttagcaaccaaaaCCATTACTCTTAAACCATCAGGGTGTCATTAGGGTATTTTACAGGATAGAACAGGACAATGGTTTAAGTTTAAGGGATTTATTGGTTTAAAACCTGCTGCATTCATACAGAATTGAGCTATCGCATTGCAGTCACAGGTTTGCGAGGATATATTGACGATTTCCAAGAAGCAGTTTCGAACatggctcagccaatcagattttagaaCCGAAACTATTCATTTCATGAAAAAACTTTAATTCAAAATCAATCTATATTTACTATGAACCCAATCCCTAATTCTGATGTATCTTTAACAGCACACAAATTTTTAGAGACTGCAATTTGCCTGtcgaaatgaaatgaaaaccttgAATATCTTATGGTGATATTCTTGGTTGATCTTTAACTGAATCTCTTTTCCCTGCTTCCTGCACCATGGCTTTTACATGAAtttagttcaattcaattcaactttaCTGTCATTCTACCTTAGAGAGAGCTTAACTAAAAGCTTTTCTCGTTTTTCTCTTTGGTGCAGCCAAACATTACAACCACAACATAACAGCGTAAGAGACAGGACAGTGCAGATGTGATATGAAAAACACAAAGTGCAAAAATGTATGCACACTGCTGTACTGGATGTGAAACACATAGAAAGACACTAATAGAAAGACACCCCCCtgcagtgtcacaaacgactcgttaaatgatccgttctaaaggattcattcaaaactcctcctttcagttagcatactctgctctgattggtcagatgtgcCAGTCTGTTGTGGTTGgactaccgctgtcagcgtgtgttgaaaaggaaacacccactaccataacgagtttcagctccgtctgttcgcGAGCATCTGATGAAGACCAGAAACagggctttttttgttttgttttttttacaaacctacgtaggttagtataggaagtaagtctggaattactaacaactcatttcagctgttcagaatcggttccttcttttgggagtcaataactcagtttgtcgtTTGAAACTTTgcactttttacattcacaaacagctctataacacactacatgaaaggtaatatttgaaaatcgATAATAGGTATTAACCTATATACCTATAAATAAAGATGTATTTATAGGTATATTTGTGTGTAGAAACTGACTAACTTGGCTATAGGTTTAGACAGACGTACACACTCCATGGTTCAGATCAACAGTGTATTCTTAAGTTCCTCATAAGTCATTTGCTAAGCAAAGCACTTCTTGGAGCGGTTTCAGCTCTTCCTGTGGTCACAAAGGGTGTAATGTAAACCATCAATGGTTACATTTGAGTAAAAACATGAAGTGAATTCTACCCCGTTTCACTACATGTATTGTCTTCAAAAGAGAAAGTGGTATCATGGGTATTCTGCAAACGATAAACAATATAGCTTAATCTCTGCCAGGAAACATCATCACTAGTATCCTGATACTGACAATAACATCTACTTCTACAGTGAGAATTTGAAACATGGATAAACCAAGAATTGTATGTGAAATAAATTGAATCTTGTTTaattacagaaataataataataataataataataataataataatcactaaaataaataaacacatacattaaGATATCAGTACCAAGATAGATGTGAAATAaatgcctcacacctccagggtcaggggttcgattcccaccgtggccctgtgtgtgcggagtttgcatgttctgcccgtgctacgggggtttcctccgcgtACTCGTTTCCTCCCaaagtccaaagacgtgcatggtaggctgattggcatgtccaaagtgtccgtagtgtatgaatgggtgtgtgaatgtgtatgtgagtgtgccctgcgatggattggcaccgtgtccagggtgtaccccgccttgtgcccgatgctccctgggataggctccaggttcccccatgaccctgaagaaggataagcagtatagaagatggatggatggatggattactcaAGGGTTCTTGAagtcaaatgaaaatgaagGATAATTCAATATgcttaaataaaatcataaagaaCAGCTGCTAATACTTTCTGGAACTCTGCACATTTTAGCTGTAATATATTTGATCGGGTTTGTGTTTAATCTAATACACTTCGGATGGGTCACATTTTGCCTCGTTCGTTATTATTCGTGGACaggaaataaacacttaaatacTCCTTAAATACtttatgtgtgtgagtatgtgagaaagagaaacaggtaGGTGGAGGCTAATGGCACACTGTCACATTCTGTgaccttctttctttctatttttttaatcaggccTTCCCTTCCTccaagtttctttctttcttcatttcattattaataatctaCTGCAGTGCACTGTGTGAAATCCTGAGCACACTGGATATCCTCACAAACACTTTCTGacatgactacaaaatgtccgGCTCCAGGCAGTAGGTAGTAAATAGGGCAAGATATTTGACACAGCACGTGGAAATAACCCgacaatgaaatgcagttagGCTGGAACACGGCCGAGTGATAAACACGTCAACGGCACGTGTGAGATAGGAACAAGGGATATGCCCCTACATTTACAAAGACAACCGAAGCTGCGGTTCGAGATTTGAGTTAGATCTGCTGTTTTGGCTGTAAAAGCCACCTGTTACATCACGTCATCTCTGCTaagcaacaataaaaatacaaacaggaaaaaaaaatcttccttctctctctctctctcaaatccACACAAATACATATTCCCATCACCATGTTTCAAGACAACTAGTACAAATATTAGCACCCTTAATGAACTGAAAACATAAAGTGATTACTGACAATTTCAGCTTATGAGCGTGTGGTAtagttttatagttttttttaacccaaattttttttttatttaagcactGCAAATATTTGTTTCAAAATGATCGCCACCATGTcaaatttatttccatttacCCTGGAGAGAAAAACAGCACCAAGACTTTTCCTGAAATCCCTATCAAACTGGTTGAACATGTCAAGCATCTTTACTTTTAGTAAAGTAACTTTTACTTCTGCACCATCTTGCTGAGCGATCAAGAGATCCATCTACAGCCAAGTATAAACCTCAAGGCGGAGGAAAGCAGATGTTCGGTTAAAATATCCTAATACGAAGCAGAATTCACAATGCCATCCAATTTTTACAGGATTTGCTGCAAAACAGACCAAAAAGCATTGCTAATCCACCATTAGAATCTAAAGTGGGTATTAAGATTAAAGATTTTGCACATATTTGAAAAATCACACAGAAAAAACCCCTATGCTGACAGCCATAAAATTATgattttggtttcatcagatCAAAACACAACACTTAGTAACGTTTAAGTGCTGCATTTTGTGTGTTGCTCTCAGGAACGCCTTATTTATTACAACCTTCCATACAGCTTTACATTAAAGAGTCTAacagctgatttaaaaaaattgaccAGAAGAATAAAATTCAACTGTTCccaaacagtatttttttttggcttcttcACCATCCTATTGGCTTAAAGTGCCCATGGAACGGCTTTGAAGTCGTGATTTGATTCCGTATGTCGAAACAAGAAGTGTTGAAGCTTGACTGATTTACACCACAGCCATTAGCAATCAAAATAAGCCATGCCACACCCCTTCCCAATCTAAACATACCTGACGGCAgcttagcatgctagctaaatATGGAGAACAGCAAAGTCTTTAATGAGACTTTTGTCAGCTACATAAGATTTCTCATTACACCTTCTCCCACCTCTGTCCACTTTAACCAGGACAATATCCTGGACGAAGAGATGCTGTGATTTTGGAGTGATGGCGCACATGTTTGAGTCACGAAGGTAGTCACTGAGAGAAGTCTTATGACAAAAATTATAATCCTGACTCTTTGGACAAGATTCGATCGTGTATAAAGATGGCATTCTCCATCTGTCTGAGGTAGCAACATTTCAGCACTGAACAGCCCCACGTTTGGTAAAACACTCGATCCGAAATGATCACCAACTATCACAAACTATGCCGTCTTCCAATGATAAAACTCCAACCATTAATTCTGCATCAAAAGGACACAGTGTGCCTGTCTGACACCTCAGACTGGACGAAGGAAcgccaccttaagctcaacttggcaaaaatgGAGCGTCACGTTATCCCTGCCTGCCCCACAACCTCACACCTGTACAGCTAGGCTCAACCATATTCAAACCAACCGGGACAGCCAGAAACCTCGGTTCCATTTGGTGACCACTTGActtttacagaccacatttcaacaacagcAGGGTCCTGAAGAAttattctgtacaacatcaagaaaatcagaccctatctcactgtTCAGgccacacagctactagtccaggctcttgttatctcaaaactggactactgcaacgtcCAACTCCTCCCAGCCCTcgccatcaaaccccttcagatgattcagaatgcagcagcacgcttTCTTTTCATCCAGCCCAAAAGGAcgcatgtcacacccctctttgTCTCCCAGTAGCCGTCCGCAACAAATTCAAGGTCTTGATTGAACCATGTTTACTTCTAaggagctgctgctgtagaGCAAGACACGCCCTAGATGGCAGGACATATACACCAAGAGCGTTTAATTGGACGGACACAAGACTAGGGCAGGTTGactcgacaaaaaaaaaagctttcctctaatgaaatatacatttaaaatctccaACATTATTGGTGTGTATAATGCTAAGGGACAGGAACAAAAAGCTTTATGTAATTTTATACCCATTATCTGTTCTTTTTCAGGTGATGACTGTGTTGAAAGGTTTTTGGTTTTCCTCATGCTGATTATGTGTCTGAAATACAAGTCAGTTGCATTGATGCCTATTCTGTCTTATAAGGAACGATTTGAGACAAACCTTGAAGTTGCGATGTTGACAAGATACTTACGTACACTAACGAATGTATGTAACGAAGTACCGCTGTGGACAACACAGTGAATAAACATATTTGTACACAAACTCCTCCATCTCCATTGTGTTCTCATCAGCCATTTTGTCTAGATTGGCTGCTACACCTGAGCTAATGCAGAGGATTATGGGATACGGAGTAGTACAACAAAGCATACAAGTACCGTACGCATTCAAAAATCAGCTAGAGCAAACGCCACTAATGcaaacattcaattcaattcaggcTTGAATCACCAACTTTCTGATGTCCACACAATTCAGACACACCCATAGGGAGTTTACATGTATGCAACCTTATATTTATACTAAGTGAAACAGGAGAAACAGCAGAACAGTTGACAATTTGTTCAAAAGcgataaaaataaattaattctcTAATGGTTCGAAGagaaaatgttaatgtttgatgtttattttatacaattttttttgccCATTTCTTTGAAGGTGCCAATATATTCTGAACTAACCCTTCCACGAATAATACTATAAACCTCTTAAAGGTGAATATATGGCTCAGATCTGGTTTGGATTGGGTCCTATTAAAGGGGAAAGTGGTTCATGTGAGTAATTAACTctttcattcataaataaatcattaaaaaacatCCAGATTCTTTAgatggttttatttatcaaaatatcACTAACGTAAAAAGTAAATGTGTAGAAATGTAGTAAATTAATATGAAACTTTTTGACAAAAAAGGAATTCAAATGTCTGGAATGTTTAACTTTGATGACCAAGAATGACAGCTTATGACATGATGTTGTATTGTGTAACTGATTTAAGAGGCTACAATGTTCATtagcatttatttcattttttaatttgatttaggatttggtttaaaaaatttGGACAAATTTAAGCTAGTCCAGAAAGCAACAGAAACCAGAAtgatgtttattgttaaaatgtgattCTGAGGTGATTTCCATCTTATATCTTTAAGTGTGGATGCTTAAGCATGAAAGGGACAGACTGGGGAAACCAGAGACAGAGGAAATTATGAGTAACGATCATCCCACGCCCTTGATTTAGAAACATTACAGATCaccgtgggtttttttttcaaactgaaACTGAATAAAGTTCACAAACATTTGCTGTACGACCCATTCGcattctccctctccctttcatgcatacattttatattatttaaaaacatatccaGAATCTTTagaaaaattttttattatttgaaattctttttaatttttgaaatatcattttatttaaaaaacaaaaaacaaaaaaaaacaaaacccattatattaaagaaaaaataataataatcatggaCTGTCCATGATTACATTTTACACTTGTGCATGAAAATATCACTAATGCACTAGTAGCACTGATCTTCTTCCTCTATTTATAAACCAGcattttgtgttcttttttcaAAGTACAACTGGAAAAAAAGTTCACCAACTTTCAGGTTTTCAGATTCCTCCTCATTCTACATAATGAAGATCATGAACATGATCATAAGGATGAAGATGAACACGCGCACACTCACTATCATGAAGAAATATGATCGTTAGTACAGAAAAACTGCGAGCACAGAACTCCACAGCGCATAAAGTAGAGCAGGTTTCCAATGTCGCCCCATGATGACACGccaagaaaaggaaaggaatttCAAAACGTCTGATCAAATGAAGCAGGACCAGGATTTCTTACCACCAACACTCCTGTAGATCCACTAAAACCAACTCCAGGCGTAGCTTCTTCCTTGTTTACGTCCAGAGAAAAATAATACACTCACTTTATACTAAGGCAACTGGAAATCTTACTTTTAAACACGCACTTCCTTGTTTGCAAGGCGATGACGtttctcgtctctctctctctctctctctctctctcacactcagtgtgtgtagtcatttctctcgctctctgacaTAAATAGGGGTGTAGTCTGACACACCCCAGCTGCGTATTTTTCCCAGCTTGGTGTCGTCGCTATACAGTTTGAATGAATCGGTTCATCTCACCAATAAGAGTCGATTCATTCGGCTCCCAAACGACtaatttttgtgctttttaaccCTTTGTTTTCTGTTCTGGTCAATAAtgtgtaatgtatttatttgttcaaaCTTCGTGAAATGTACATGGCTTATTTTGTCCTATTGAACatgaaaaaaaggacaaattttttttttgtgcatatgTATTTCCAcccttttatatttatatttcgaTTACATGGGTTATGAtcaggtgtttttttaaatgaaagacatATTTTGCTAggtagaaaaaaaatggcaccAGCAGGATGTCGAACTTTTAACTTATTATCACAAAACATTGACTTATTATGACAAAAGTGTTACTTATTTTCTCAGACTTCTTTACATACATAGGCATAGGCAATCTTGGCGAGATACGTATAAACGGAAGTTGGAACCAGCTCCAAGTAGGTGGGACTTTAGCTCAAAGTGGGTGGGACTTTAGCTCAAAGTGGGTGGGACTTTAACTCCAAGTGGGTGGGACTTTATCTCCAAGTGGGTGTGACTTAAGTGGGCTGTACAAACCTCCAGTGGACTTTCATTATTGTAGTGTCTGTCTATCGGGTTTCCCCCCCCCGGAGGCAATAAGGCGGCATGACGGAGTTAAACGAGTAagcttgcagtttttaaattttacataCTGACAAACTGAATTCCCAGATTATGTAGAATCAGCAAAAGaaagtgtattttatttgttaaattactttttttttatccgttttatAATGTGCTTGCTATGTATGCACCAGGTTACGCTGGTAAGGGCAGAAGAGGCGAGCTCCAGGGCATTTACACCGAAGCATTTCACCCAGTAGTGTGCAGTTTCTCATGCATGCAATCCAGCTGTGCTAATGAGTAATGTCATTGTATATGCAGAGAAAATACATGGCATCTTTTATCAGTATGgactgtaaatatttacaggaaaatacgtgtaaatactcgtgtcttattggctgacagctctcagtTCTGCcgaacgctagctcacacagttagtgtgaggggaaaaatttATATACaccgatttttatttatttatttttaaccagtaaaggggttgaaactgaaacagtaatatTCTCTCATTCCGTGCAGGAAAACACGGTGTAAATGTAAAGACACTCGAGCTCTTCCACtttcttccaaccttaacacaccatgtcttcatttgtgtgcttttaactttgtggcaacagtttggggaagaagcacatatgggtgtgatggtcaggagtACACGTATCTTCTATATTTTTGGacattaaagtttaaaaaaatgttctgtaATATTTTAGACCTAAAGTGTTAATGAATAACTTTGCAAGTATTTTTCAGCAGTAATGATCTTATCTCATTTTGCTTGATGCTTTCAGTTACTTTTTAAtacaagtgattttttttattactaagtTTAAAttggcttgatttttttttataaatcaaaACCATCTAAAAACCTGGATATTGTAATAATTTATCGAAGGGTTAAAAGTATCCGACTTTGACAACAATCTGAAAATAATAGACTTTGTAGCAGTGTTTTTGATATgatttctctcttcttcttcttttaaaattatttatttatttatttatttatttattttttacgtaTTTACTTGGCCAAGAGTATAATTATTTTAGTCCCCCATGCTGTGAATTGACTAAAACACTTGATAATGTGTATTTACCTGATTTCAATGATAGTTTTGGTGCACTTCCTTTTATGACCACTTGGGGGCagcagaacttttttttaaactcacgTGCACGTGCTGTACATTGAATTGGCTTTACAATgctatacatatacacactaacaGGTATGCAATGTAATATCTCATTTGCATATAAATTGTTGGTCAGTGAGAAGCACTTCCGTTAATTGGATTTCTGCTTTTCCTCCAATCTACGAGAGAACcgatttacaaaataaaagggaaaaaaataattaagacTTCATTAGATTTTGTTCAGTGTAATAGATTTCTTTAATTATAGTCATTGCGGTACATTTACAAAAACACACTACAACAGCACTGATTTTGATATGTGTACACACATTTGCATAGGTTTGTTTTTAACATAAAATTGGAGCAATAGAGTTAAAATTGAAAGCAATCACAGCATTGAATTCTGGGTAAATTGATGATGATTAACACATGATCATGAGCAAGTCTGGTGTGGGTTTATTACAGTCAATCAGAAATATCTCTAACCTGTAACAAGTCTTTTCTGAGgtgtataattgtataaattTGGTTTTTCCACCAAGCCATTCCATTAAAATTGCTCTCTAGTGCTGGACAAAAAAGTATAACCGTCACAGTGATCATGATCAAGCCTGGCTCTTACATATATATCTTCATAAATGGAATGTTTAGCTAACTTCAAGctgaaattcaaatgaaattcaTTTCTACAACCATTTGTGAAACCATGTACTGTCTACCTTAGCAGTCCAAGTCAAAATTCTCCAGTTCTGCGTGACATCTCAAGAGAAAACTGACTAAAAATcactaaaagaaaataatgtcaGATTAGCTGACATTAAAATCAGAAAGCAAACAATAATTATGTATCTCTACAGCAAATACAGTACATCTCTTAAAGGTGCAAGAGTGCAAAAAGTGCAAATTAGCTCATTGTTTTGGTCATTCATTAATGATTTAATCAACAGACCAGTAGAGATAAATGCTCATGAGCCGTTTTAAGGCGGTGCAGTCTATTTTTttctacacatacacagac carries:
- the tmbim1a gene encoding transmembrane BAX inhibitor motif containing 1a, translated to MSRSDFPPGYDESRLISDPQAGGVQPSAPPPAYDYSPYGGQPQPGPYPGAPYSQPFAPYPGQPGMYPSQPGLPGQGYPPHPGHPGQGYPPPMPPIIPPTIPISDSGDDGFTTTSGWESVNVRHAFIRKVYLILAAQLLVTVSIVAVFTFVKPVQNFVVKNPALYWASYAVYIITHLVLVCCKGPRRRYPWNLILLAIFTLALSYMTGTISSYYNTKSVFLALGITVIVCIAVTVFCFQTKVDFTKCGGLFCVLGIVVFVTGIITAIVLSFKYIPWLHMVYASIGAIVFTLFLAYHTQLLIGNRKHSINPEEYVFAALSIYVDVIQIFLFLLQIIGAAQR